GTCGACGTTGAGGGCCCCGCCTTTCGCTTTGCCCGACACCGTTTCGCCCGGCGGGGCCGCACGGCTCGATTTCTGCCTTCGGCGTCGATGCTCCCCGAGCCCGACGGCGTCTACGACGTGGCGATCTGCTTCGACGTGTTCGAGCACCTGCCGGAGCCGCTGGAGGCGGCCCGCCGTCTCATCACGGCGCTGCGCCCGGGGGGGCTGCTCGTGGAAAAGGGGTCGTTCTCAGGCTCCCAAACGCACCCCTACCATCTCGAAGGCCACGAGGCGCGGTACGGCGGCCTCCGCTGGCACTGCTGGCTCAGCGGGCTGGGCCTGCGTTACGTCGGTGGGAGCGCGATCCACCGAAGGGTGGATGGCGCCGGGGCGCTCGTCCAGCGGGCGCGGTACGGGCTCTGGCGGGCGACGGGGCTATGGGTCCTGCGCGTATGACCGAGCGGCCACTCGTCGTCAATCTCATGCCCCACGGTCCCGCCTATGAGTTCGCTCCCGGCGCGCGTCCCGACGTGGCGTGGGCGCGGCCGGATGGATCGTGGGTGGGATTCTGGAAACGGGAATGGCCGGACCTACTCGGCGCCAGCGTGCTTCGGGCCGGCGCGTCCTACCGCTGGGAGGTGTGGCAGCCCGATCTGCGCGCCGATCGCGAGTACGCGGAAACACTCGAGACGGGGGTCGTCCATCGTCTGTTCCCGGCCCTCGAGCGCCCGTACCGCCGTGGGGTTCGGCGCATGCCCGGGCTCTACAGCGAGCCAGTCCTGCGCCGGCTCGGCGCGCTGCGCGACCGGCGGATCCTGCTGGTGCTGCATGGTTTCCGCGTCCCCTTCTATGGGATGCTGCTGGAGCGCTTCGGGCCCGACCGATCCTGGCCCGTTCTGCTCGTGGGACACGGCATGTGCACGGTACCGAGCACCGAGTTGCT
This genomic stretch from Candidatus Methylomirabilota bacterium harbors:
- a CDS encoding class I SAM-dependent methyltransferase translates to MPVSPPVVEAEDRFDPIYVTPDDLDDLATFTGLSREACLTRLREYSSAEMVEAWRRADPRTAGDILRFYQSTDLYVWELMQWHASPSRSPYWETLGLLAERFPATVGFRRVYDFGCGVGTDALFLAERGYEVALVDVEGPAFRFARHRFARRGRTARFLPSASMLPEPDGVYDVAICFDVFEHLPEPLEAARRLITALRPGGLLVEKGSFSGSQTHPYHLEGHEARYGGLRWHCWLSGLGLRYVGGSAIHRRVDGAGALVQRARYGLWRATGLWVLRV